In bacterium, the genomic window TTCAACGTGACGGGGCTTTGACAACCGGTGATGAGGTTGTCGTGGAAGTTCCAGTTGGCCAGCGGCGGGAAGACCTCGAACAGGTCGCCGGTCTTCAGCGGCGTCGCGGCGGCGAGCTTGAACAGGTCAGTCTCGCGGTCGAACGGCCCCATGACGACCGGGCCCTGCAGCTTGCCGGCGCGGGCCCACACCAGGTTCCAGCCCTCGTAGCGGGCGGTCTTGCGGCGGGGGAGCGGGACCTGGCCGCCGGCGGACTTGAAGGTCTGCGGGTCAATGATCTCGCCGACGCGGCTGGTGGCGGTCGTGGCCTGGAGGCCGGCGCCGCAGTTGCGGATGATGTTGTCGTGGACGACGAGGTTGAGGGCCGGCTCCAGGATCTGCAGCGCCGTGACCCGCGGATCGCAGGCGCCGCGCACGTACATCTGGTTGTCGCTGATGATGGTGTTCTCGGCGCCGAGGACCTGCACGCAGTGGCGGGGCTTGCTGGTGGGGCCAACCTCGGTCATGTCGAAGATGTTGCCGGTAACATTGGTGTAGGCCGAGCCGAGGTGCACAGCGTCGCCGATGCCCCAGACCTCGACGGCGCTGGAGCCGAAGTTGACGAAGAGGTTGTTGGTGATGCAGACCTCGACGGCGCCGCAGGCCGAGCGGATGGCGCAGCCGCCGTAGGGCACGACGCTCTCGAAGACATTGCCCGAGATGACGTGCTGGGCCGTGCCGAGGATCTCCATGTTCTCGCTGTGGTCCGAGGAGTTGCCGATGGCCACCGTGCCGGCGTTGCGGACGTAGTTGTTCTGGAACTTCACGAAGCGTGAGGCGCCTTCCCAGGCGCAGCCGCCGACATCCACGATGCGGCAGTTGAGGATGGCGGTGCCCTCGGCGTAGTCGTTGTTGTTGAAGGCGTTGCGGCCGCAGTCAATGGCCCAGCAGCGGTCGTAGATGATGGACTTGGAGTAGTTGGGCGGCGGGGGGTTATTGCCCGAGCGGCCCGGGCCGCCGGACCAGAAGGCCTCCAGCGACATGCGATAGGCGTGGACGTTCTGCACGAGCACGCGCTCGGTGCCGATGACGCCGGTGGCGAAGCTGGTCTTCAAGTCCTGCCCCCAGATGCCCCGGGAACCCCAGGTGGGGAAGTGGCCGCACTGGTCGCGGTTCTCAAAGCCCATGTTGCCGATCATCTTGAAGTCGCGGACGGTGCACTCGGTCCCGCCGCGCATCTGCACACACAGGCCGTGGCCCTCGGAGATGTCGAGCACGGTGTTCTCGCCGTCCTGGCCGGCGAGGACGAAGCCGGAGGGGTTGTTGATCCTCAGCCCCGAGCTGAGACGGTAGTGGCCCGGCGGGACGAAGACGTTCTTCTTGCTCTTGAGGCCCTCGTCAATGCCGGCCTGCAGGGCGGGCTGGTCGCGGTGGCGCAGGACCGCGTCGGTAACGGCCTTCGTCGGGGCGTCCTTGAGGGTGAGGACGTTGCCCTCGATCTTCTCGATGAAGGTCTCGAGACGGTCGGTGGCATTGAAGGTGGCGGTGTAGCCCTTCTCCCACTCGAACTGCTTGAACCGGACCTCGAGGCCGCCCTGGAGGGGCTGCCAGTCGAAGGTGATGGGCACCTTGGGCTTCCAGGTGCGGCCCATGTCGTCACTCCAGCGGAAGCTGGGCGGGCTGACCGGCTCGATGTCCACCACGTAGACGCTCCAGCCGGTGGCCTTCTCGTCCAGGCCGCGGATGTCCAGGACGTCCTTGAGGGGGGGCTTGCCCTTGTAGGAGGCGTAGGTCGAGCCCGGCCCCCAGAGGGTGCCATTGAGCGTGCGCGGGCAGCACCTGGAGAGCATGACGCCCTGGCCCACCTTGAAGTCGCCGACGTCCTTGACGGTGATCTGGGTGGCGTTGGCGGTGGTCGTGGCCACGGTCTCAAAGTCCGAGCCCGAGGCGCCGAAGTCGCGAACGTTGAGCCAGGCGGTGGCGTCCTGGGCCAGCGCCGCTCCCGGCGCGAGGAGGGCCGGCAGCAGGGCGAGCAGCAGCAGGTTGCGTCTCATGTCAAGCCTCCTGACAGGAACATCGTTCGCAGCGGTGGCGTGACCGCTATTGCTGGGCGGGAGGCTTAGGGTTGGCCCCGCCCCCCATGTTGACCTTCCCCACCGGCGTCTTGGCCGTGCCCGGCCAGGTGCTCCCGCCGTAGCGCCAGTCCAGCTTCTGATAGGCCGCCAGGAAGGCGCCCATGGCGCCCGACGAGCCGTCGCCGACCTGGCCCTCGGCGTCCACGGCGTAGCGCAGTAGGTCCTGGCTGAACTGCAGTGAGTCCTTGACGTTCTCCTTGAGCACCCGCAGCAGCGCGCGGCGCGGGGCCTTCGGGTCGTGCGTCAGGGCCTCGGCCTCCTGATTGGTGATGGCCGCCATGGCGGGGAGGTCCATGGGCGCCTTGACCTTGCCGACTTCCTTGAACAGCGGCGCCCCCCGCACCGGCGCGAGCGCCGCCAGCGCCGTCGCCGAGACCAGCGGGTCCTCCCACAACATGCCGGGCTCAGCCTGTGCCGCCAATACCGGATAGGCTCCCAGGATGAAGGCCTTCTCCAGGTCCACGTGGCTGTCGCTGCGGGCCAGTATGGCGCCCAGGTACACCAGTTCGCGGGCGCGCTGGAGGAGGGTGAGGTCGGCCGCGGCGGGCAGGGCCACCACCTTCCTGGCATACTCCAGCGCCTGAGGGCGCAAGTCCTTCCCCACAGGCAGGCCGGCGATGGTACTGACCAGGGCCGCGCGCGGCAGGGCCGCGGTCCGGTCGGTGGGAGGCTCAGCCGCCCACCGAGTCGCCGCAGCCAGGAGCCGGGGCGTGAGATCGCTGCGCAGCGCGGGCGGCAGTTGCAGCGCCACCAGACCCACCAGCGGGGGAATGGGATCCGCGGCGCCGTGAGTGGCGATCCACTTCTGGACGAACTGCCGGTACTTCTCGCCCTCCGGCCGGGCGGCGGCTTTGAGCATTCCCCACATCAGCAGCAGGCCCGCCTCATCCGCCGCCACGGTCTCGGGCTGGACCTGGGCGAGGATCTTGTCCGCCACGAGCTGTTGCAGATCGCGCTGGCTGAGGCGCTCCAACTCGACGGCGCGACGGGCCGCGTCGGTGCGGGCCTCCTTGCGGTTCAGGTTCAGAGGG contains:
- a CDS encoding sulfatase-like hydrolase/transferase, with translation MRTRLTWFVLAAVVAVATVLVATSAAAAEYKTKHVFIVVMDGVRWMDTFGDPQHTQIPHLYNDLRPQGTLFTRYFDRGITVTRQGHSTTISGTWQCIPNGGPRLTMPTLFEVLRDEKHVPPTKAWSVFGKAVYSFLPYSSHPAYGKQFAASHVSGDKDTTWNEKDAEGDKGVTAKVIEVMKQDQPDLVFVNWGWTDHAGHVAKDISEYQAAIRGCDEQMWALWNGIQADPYYKDTTTVFFTNDHGRHTEDFHGHGDHCDQCEHIMLLALGPDIKRDFVSEQEALQIDLAPTAAELLDLQTPLATGRVLAECLTSPLNLNRKEARTDAARRAVELERLSQRDLQQLVADKILAQVQPETVAADEAGLLLMWGMLKAAARPEGEKYRQFVQKWIATHGAADPIPPLVGLVALQLPPALRSDLTPRLLAAATRWAAEPPTDRTAALPRAALVSTIAGLPVGKDLRPQALEYARKVVALPAAADLTLLQRARELVYLGAILARSDSHVDLEKAFILGAYPVLAAQAEPGMLWEDPLVSATALAALAPVRGAPLFKEVGKVKAPMDLPAMAAITNQEAEALTHDPKAPRRALLRVLKENVKDSLQFSQDLLRYAVDAEGQVGDGSSGAMGAFLAAYQKLDWRYGGSTWPGTAKTPVGKVNMGGGANPKPPAQQ